TTTTTAACCTCTTGTAGCTGCATTCCAATCTCTTAAGGGATATTTCATTTGAAGATGCTTAACATTTCCTTGAGTGCAGAAGTAATATCACTCGAGCTTTGGCAATGTAGTCCTCTCATACGATCTGCCAACATGGTGATTTCCAATGGCAATCCCCCACAACCTTGTACAGCTTTTTGCAACAGTTCCTGTGCCTCGCTTTCTAAACTAGGAAGGGGACGGCCAAGCCCTATTGCGAAAAGTTCCCATCCATCAGAAAGAggttttatttcaaaatattcATCTTTTCGTATCCTACTACATGTAAGTCGTGACCTGGAAGTCAATATAAGCTTACAAACTACTCCTGCCTCGGCTTCTTCCTCTGGAATTCCAATATCTCGGAGGGTGAAATTCTTTTTCATTCGAACAAACTCATCACGTATCTTTATAGCTCTATCTTTATCATCATCAGTATCAATAAGCTCAATGTCTAATTTTTTCATGATCTTCTCTTGGAGACCCTTGAGTTCAATTCCGTAGTCAGCATCCACCCACATAACATAACCAAAGGTTTCTTGGTCATCGAGTAAAGCTTTGTTGCAAACAGCATGTGCAACAGCTGTCTTGCCTACACCTGCAATTCCATGGACGCAAACTATTCTGACTTCATTCCTTTGGCTTATGCACTCCCATATCTCTTGTATATCATCAACTCTCGCTCTCTGTACAATGTCACTATGAGGGCACAGCTTTCCTTTCACCACGAGCTTATATCTTTCTATCAGCTTATCTACCTTTTCAGTTTCTCCTTGAACCAATTTTCTAGCAGCACGCCGGCGACAACAGTTAGGCAAGCAGCCACTTATACAAGTAGCTTCTATGCTGCTTTTTAGGTGTGTAATGTTTGTTTCCAACTCAGTCAGGGTGTTTTCTGCTTCTCGCTTCCATTCTAATGCTTCATTATTCGGAACTGCAATCCCTTCTGCTTGTCTCTCTAATGTAGCTAGCTTCTCTTTGGCTATTTTCACCTTCTCCTCCAGCTGGTTCAATTTCTCTCGTTGTGCTTCATAAGTGTATAGAGCATATgctaaaaggaaaaaataaatacataaaaccaattgttttaacgCCTTGTTTTTaaagctaaaataaaatatctcgTAATATAGTAACATTCCGAACATACTAAAGGAGGAAACTAACtttttaaatgatttatatTCATGTTTTTGAAGGAAAACCCGTTTTTTAAGGTGTTGGGACAATTGGGTTGGGCCGGAGACCGGAAAATAATATTTCTCGACTAGGAGACCGGATCCAGATCGGTTTTTGAACACCACTACCCGTAAGGAGCATGCCTCATTGCTGTGACGAGCACTTCTTAAAATACATGTGTAAATACAGGTTTCACTTCttacttatttttttctttttttgttctaacctaattaaggtttcattaacacagagtaaaaaaaaaaagaacatactTGCACAACATGGATCTGGCATTTCCCCCCCTTTTTGCTATGGATCTGACGTTTTGAACTGTTAGTCTGTTACCCGTCAAATTCACCCCAGTATTCTTGATCACAAAAGCCAGTTGATTTGGATACAATCTTATGTgcctattattattataaaaaaagaGTAAATGATCATCAGCTCAACACATATGTATTACTTACAAAACATTTGATGCAACCGGAGTATAGTTGACCAAACTAATTATAGGTGTTGTGAACATATGCATGCCTATATAAAGTTTTATCAAAAACCAATAAACAATTTGAGTAGCAGGACGTAAAACTTACAAAATAGTTATATTCACTCCTTTTCGATCTCCTACGTGGTGGGACAATTCAAACGTGGACAAAGTGGGGTTCAATAGAAGTGTAACAATGTATGAAGAATTTTACGGGTTTCAAGAGAAAATACAAAAAGAAGAAATTACACTAAAGTTGGTAATTAAATGCAACTAATTAAGATCGAAAAACATACCCGAAGAAGCTGGATAATGAACCTCCATAAACAGAGATGAGAAGAGCTCAGTTGCTGATAATGGTGCTAATTAAACAATCACAGATGTTTATTCGTAGTAGACATATATCCAAAACACCTATAATTAAACAATTCAGTAGGTAGTCTATAGAAGTCTTCCCCTCTCCTATTTTTTTATGGTTAGATAGCACATATATTACTGCATGACAACTAACACGTACTCGTATTAGAATTCAAAGCAATAATCCAACAATTATGGagtacatatatattttattacaAAAGAAATAGAAGGAAACTTCCTAACTCCTAAGACTAAGCTATCAAGATCCCAGGATAATGAGATCAGGAACATGGCTCATGGAATTTACTTTATCATCCTCGAAACCGTTATCTGAACTTATGTTAATTGTAAATTAAACATGGGTATCATGAATTTATCTTATCTAACATATTTTTTACTAAGtaaatttgaattttatttaagaCTATTTAATTAAGTCGAAGAGAATATGGTTTAAGTAGTGAGGTATTAATGTTCTTAGTGCTGAATTCTATATGTTGTTTTAACTTCAATTGTCTTGCTACTCAAATCCGGTTTATTAGTGAGGACATAAAAGTGTAACTCGGATATGCAGATATATTTTTGTGATTCGGTTTCGATTCTATTAAAAAACACAATAAACAAAACATAAAGCATCCTTAGTTCCTTACCTACCCTCATTTGTTAACCTGTCACTATCTATCTTCATAGAAGTCAATACCTAATTTGCATATAAAAGTATATATTTCGTCCGTCATGCTCATTTTTTTGGAAGGAGGGTGAAATTCTCTTCTTAATCTACTaagatattatattttttatatagtAATACAACTGATTTGCAAATAAATCTCTTAAGGGTTAATGTGTTGAATATGTTGATCGTCATTGACTATCACCTTTAAGCGGCTGAAATATCATAAACACAATAAAGTGTATGCTTGAGATTAGAGGGCGAACTATCTTATTTGAATAGTTTGAATTCTGAAATCTTGTGAGTTTCTTTGTTGTAATTTGGAATTTATAAGGACTCACAGCAACATATCGTGTGAAGGTAACACTATCTGACTTTTATTGTTCACTAGCAGTGTAGAGTTCTATATCTTGCAAGAAGTCTAGAGATTTATGTATTTAGCTATAGAGATTTATTGTTGGGTAGTTGATGTTGCTGTTCTTGATAGTCATGGATTGCAAAGTGCGGAGTATATATTTTgtgttttagaaaaaaaaagtttggTCTGGAATTGAACTCCTTTCATCCAACCTAAACTACACCACTACATTCTTTGTCAGCTCTTTGGTGTTAATTTTAGGCATGTACATCAACAATTTTaggaaatattttttaaaaataaaatggaaGTGTGTCATTTGatttgttattaattaatttgcaggACTATGGTGCAATTTTCATCAAAGGCCAGGAACACTAAGAATGATAAGACTGCATCAGTGTTTTCCAAGAAAGGAGAGAAATTAAAGGAATTAATCAAGACTGCTTGTCAGTGTGGAAGGTACgtaaacaagttaaatatcaggAAATTGTGTCCTGTTTTCTTTTTTGGAGGGGGGAGTAAAACGTGAGGCTTCCGTACTTGGCTCAGCATATCTTCATGAAGTTCTTTTTTTATAAATCCTTCCTGCCTTATTGTACGTTTTGAAATGCATTATGATTTTCCTTACAATGCAGGGATACTGCCAAATATCATCCATTCATGAAAACAAATTTGGGGTTGCCACTCGCTTAAATACCTGACAAAAATATATCTTTGGTAAGTCTACCTATGGGCTTCTTTACTGCACTTTTCATTCTACTCATGTATGATGAGTTAAATGCGTAGTTACTTCATCATCTTATTATGTATGGATCTTTGAGGTTTTTGGCAACAATTTTCTCTATGTAAAGTTTCctgtatgttttttttgttaGAATCCTCAGAATAGAAGACAAACACACTGTCTAGGGTAATAATTGATCTTTcaaaaattgaattgaatttaaaatacaataaagaaaaagaaatgctCCTGAGAATAGTAGAAGACTTTTACATTCACGCTAAAACTACATTAATCTACTGGTAATAATGACCTTAAAAACATTTTCATTTAAACAAAGAAGATATACTAAACATGATAACCAAAACAAAAAAGTCAGTTCTAAAGAAGCAACTTAAGACACTTATGTTAACTAACCCTTTGTGGACATGTCCTAATTTTATGGCCAAGTTCTTTGCAGTTAGAGCAACGTTGTTGACCACTTTTAACAACTCTACATAGATATGTTTTCTTCTTAATTTCCCCGTAAGCCTTCTTTCTCTTGTTCGACAGCCTCCCATGTTTCACTCTTGCGTCACTTGGTAAGATTGGGCTTCATCAACTTTCTTCCATAGTGCTTGTCCGTTAACGGGCTCCATACAGGATGAATATGCAGCTTCATAACATTCTTTACTGTACCAAAATGCCACATAGTTCTCTGGAGTCTCATTTTTAGCACATAATGCAGCAATTGCATGCTCACACGGGATCCCATTCAAATCCCAATATCTGCATGCACATTTCCTCTGATCTAGGCGAACTGTATATGATAAATTGCTGTTATGAGTATGTTGCACCTCATATGCATCAGTGTTTGCCTCGATCGGCCTCCAATTTCTGATAGCTTGTCTGAAATCATTTAACTTCGATCTGATTCTAGGGCTAACAATTCCCATGCATTTACCAGCTTGTGTTTTCTTGTCCACCATCCTTGACATAACTTGTCTTCTTATTTCTTCAAGCATTGTCAGAATTGGTTTCTCCCTAGCTTCAAGGATCCATGAGTTGAATGTTTTTGCCAtgttgttgcaagtgacatctGTACTTGCCCAAGTCTTATAAAAGAATCTGCAAAATTTATTCACATTCCTTGCACACATTTCTTCATAAGCTTTAGGACTTTGCTGCTTTAGGTCTTTCATAGCATCTTTGAAGTCAACTTTAGTATTTGCCTTCACTGCCTTCCAATATAGCTTATGTAAAGGTGCCCCTTTTATAATCTTGGTCCAGTTCGTGAATATGTGTCTAGCGCATAGTCTATGCTCAGCCTTAGGGAGAAGTTGAGGAATGACAGGCACTAATCCTTGTGAAATAATTTTAAACAAGTTAGGCGTAAAATATGAATTATGTCTACATTTTTTCATGTAACATCACTCTATAATCAGCATTGGAACATGATGTATGAAGTATGAGAACTAACAATAGCTATTTTACAACTAACAACAGctattttatgtatttttcgTATAAAAAAAgctcatttattattattattattattattaaattgtATACAATAGAATAATAGAATTAAAGacccaaatttataaaatacctTTTGTTGATCAGATAATAATGTCCATCCTTTCCCATCTAGCATTTCAAGATCGTCTATAAGATGTTTAAGGAACCAAGACCAACTCTCTTTGGATTCAGACTCTACAATTGCCCATGCTACTGGAAACATTTGATTATTGGCATCCCTTGCCGTGGCACTAAGTAGTTCACCCTTACAATATCCTTTAAGGAAAGCTCCATCTAGGCCAAGCACCCTTCTACACCCATGGAGGAATCCTTGTCTCAAAGCTGCAAAATTGATATAGAACATATGAAATTGAGGAATTGGGCGTGAAATGTGTGGTTTCAATACTAGGAACACATTAGTACCCACATTAGAAGTTTTCAACTCATGCATATAACTTCTAAGAGATTCATATTGCTTTTCCACAACTGTAGCACATGCAGACAAAGCATATTTTTTTGCTCTAGCAGCTTGCCACCTATTAATCTTGACACCATATGTGTCTTCTACATCCTTGTTTGTGATGACATCTGCACGATGGTCCGTGACGTCTAGACCGAAACCTGTCGCGTATTCGAAAACGAGGCCAAACGATTAGAGttgaatattataaatattagtACCTATTTTCGATGTCATCAAGTGTTGGTGTCGTTGTTGTCACGATATGCATCATCTAGGTTGAATTCGACCACTGCAACGCATCACTTCTAGCGATGACACCTGCTGATGTCGACACCTGATCTGGCGACGACATGTACCCTGACGTCATACCATATTCCATCGACCAACGAGCCtggcgacgacacctgacctgcTGACGACacttgacccgtcgacgacgcctgactgtcgacgacacctgatccgtcggcgacacctgacccgtcggcgacgcctgacccgtcgacgacgcctgacccgtcgacgacgcctgacccgtcgacgacgcctgacccgtcgacgacacctaaCCTGTCGCTGACACCTGACCCgccgacgacacctgacccgcgacgacacctgacccgtcgacgacacctgtcaTGTCGACGACATGTGCCCTGACGCAGCTCCATTTCATGGTGGCGACACAGTATGACAACAATCCCTCGCCTGGCGGTAACTTTATTGGTGAGCCCCAGTGGGTCGAATATTGTGTTTGAGAGGATATTTGTGGATATGTGTTTGAAGATAAATCTAGccatctccccacagacggcgccaaactgtttatgccaaatttcgtatggacgacctttggttgggacatagacgactagattAAATATAGCAAATGAATGACAGGAAATAAAGggcagaaaataaagagagatgagacaagagatggtgacgcggaaaacccgaaagggataaaaaccgcgggtggcaatgagtccaccaatctACTATGTTGCGGGCGTAAAAAGCCTAGTTGAGTACAAATAC
This Spinacia oleracea cultivar Varoflay chromosome 6, BTI_SOV_V1, whole genome shotgun sequence DNA region includes the following protein-coding sequences:
- the LOC130462666 gene encoding uncharacterized protein isoform X1, producing the protein MKKCRHNSYFTPNLFKIISQGLVPVIPQLLPKAEHRLCARHIFTNWTKIIKGAPLHKLYWKAVKANTKVDFKDAMKDLKQQSPKAYEEMCARNVNKFCRFFYKTWASTDVTCNNMAKTFNSWILEAREKPILTMLEEIRRQVMSRMVDKKTQAGKCMGIVSPRIRSKLNDFRQAIRNWRPIEANTDAYEVQHTHNSNLSYTVRLDQRKCACRYWDLNGIPCEHAIAALCAKNETPENYVAFWYSKECYEAAYSSCMEPVNGQALWKKVDEAQSYQVTQE
- the LOC130462666 gene encoding uncharacterized protein isoform X2, with protein sequence MKDLKQQSPKAYEEMCARNVNKFCRFFYKTWASTDVTCNNMAKTFNSWILEAREKPILTMLEEIRRQVMSRMVDKKTQAGKCMGIVSPRIRSKLNDFRQAIRNWRPIEANTDAYEVQHTHNSNLSYTVRLDQRKCACRYWDLNGIPCEHAIAALCAKNETPENYVAFWYSKECYEAAYSSCMEPVNGQALWKKVDEAQSYQVTQE